A genomic stretch from Thauera sp. GDN1 includes:
- a CDS encoding MFS transporter, which produces MIGPHLLPLLLLYGLMLPVTGMVPVLPDFTAQRFPGLGQFASHLFMSVNMVGALVGAPLAGLLSDRLGRRKALAVGALAVNGLTLLAIAWAYSRADSYALLLGLRLVEGFAHMSALSLLMALGADHAGKAGLGARMGAVGAAISLGVATGAPLGGFVGGIDPLWVPLGGGLLSLALAVAGFVGLADGSAARPRMAAAEIVATLKRRRQLLIPLAFSFADRLTVGFIVSTLSLYLGLVIGFDAGQIGLAMAAFLIPFSVLTWPAGHLSRHWDPLLMMVVGSVLYGVFLAVLAFLPAEHIVVVMATGGLIAALMYAPSLVLAAHYGGADCRASALAAFNMAGSLGFAAGPVLSSALLAAFGLFMMRPYAPVFVIIGAIEIVLAVTVLVLVRNGRFGDVQTASP; this is translated from the coding sequence ATGATCGGTCCCCACCTGCTTCCGCTGCTGCTGCTCTACGGCCTGATGTTGCCGGTCACCGGCATGGTGCCGGTGCTGCCCGACTTCACCGCCCAGCGCTTTCCCGGACTGGGCCAGTTCGCCAGCCATCTGTTCATGTCGGTGAACATGGTCGGCGCGCTGGTGGGCGCACCGCTCGCCGGCCTGCTGTCGGACCGGCTGGGCCGGCGCAAGGCGCTGGCGGTCGGCGCACTGGCGGTCAACGGCCTCACCCTGCTCGCCATCGCCTGGGCCTACAGCCGCGCCGACAGCTATGCCCTGCTCCTCGGCCTGCGCCTGGTCGAAGGCTTCGCCCACATGTCGGCGCTGTCGCTGCTGATGGCGCTGGGCGCGGATCACGCCGGCAAGGCCGGACTCGGCGCGCGCATGGGCGCGGTCGGCGCCGCCATCAGCCTGGGGGTGGCGACCGGGGCCCCGCTCGGCGGCTTCGTCGGCGGCATCGATCCGCTGTGGGTGCCGCTGGGCGGCGGGCTGCTGTCGCTGGCGCTGGCGGTTGCGGGCTTCGTCGGCCTCGCCGACGGATCGGCGGCACGTCCGCGCATGGCGGCGGCAGAGATCGTCGCCACGCTGAAGCGCCGCCGCCAGCTCCTCATCCCGCTCGCCTTCTCCTTCGCCGACCGGCTCACGGTCGGCTTCATCGTGTCCACGCTGTCGCTGTACCTCGGCCTGGTGATCGGCTTCGATGCGGGCCAGATCGGCCTGGCGATGGCGGCCTTCCTGATTCCCTTCTCGGTGCTGACCTGGCCGGCCGGCCACCTGTCGCGACACTGGGACCCGCTGCTGATGATGGTGGTCGGCAGCGTGCTGTATGGCGTCTTCCTCGCCGTGCTCGCCTTCCTGCCCGCCGAGCACATCGTCGTCGTGATGGCGACCGGCGGCCTGATCGCGGCGCTGATGTACGCCCCCTCGCTGGTGCTGGCCGCGCACTACGGCGGCGCCGACTGCCGCGCGAGCGCACTGGCGGCCTTCAACATGGCGGGATCGCTGGGTTTTGCCGCCGGGCCGGTGCTCAGCAGCGCCCTGCTGGCGGCCTTCGGGCTGTTCATGATGCGGCCCTACGCCCCGGTGTTCGTCATCATCGGCGCGATCGAGATCGTGCTCGCCGTGACGGTGCTGGTGCTGGTTCGCAACGGCCGCTTCGGCGACGTGCAGACCGCAAGCCCGTGA
- the purN gene encoding phosphoribosylglycinamide formyltransferase, with protein MKSIVILISGRGSNMEAIVRARIPGVRIAAVISNRPAASGLAFAREHGIATAVVDHTAHADRASFDAALAECIDAHAPDLVVLAGFMRVLTDGFVRRYEGRLLNIHPSLLPAFPGLHTHRRALEAGVKVHGATVHFVTAELDDGPIVVQAVVPVRADDDEATLAARVLAQEHVIYPQVVRWFAEDRLSFDDRGRAVVREACVDAGVAWISPAPDGATGGGR; from the coding sequence ATGAAGTCCATCGTCATTCTCATCTCGGGTCGCGGCAGCAACATGGAGGCGATCGTGCGCGCGCGCATTCCCGGCGTGCGCATCGCGGCGGTGATCAGCAACCGTCCGGCAGCGAGCGGGCTCGCCTTCGCGCGCGAGCACGGCATCGCCACCGCGGTGGTGGATCACACCGCGCATGCCGACCGCGCCAGCTTCGATGCCGCGCTCGCCGAATGCATCGACGCCCATGCGCCCGACCTGGTCGTGCTCGCCGGTTTCATGCGCGTGCTGACCGATGGCTTCGTGCGCCGCTACGAGGGCCGCCTGCTCAACATCCATCCCTCGCTGCTGCCGGCCTTCCCCGGCCTGCACACCCATCGCCGCGCGCTGGAGGCGGGGGTCAAGGTGCACGGCGCGACGGTGCATTTCGTGACCGCCGAGCTGGACGACGGCCCGATCGTGGTCCAGGCCGTGGTGCCGGTGCGCGCCGACGACGACGAGGCCACGCTGGCGGCGCGCGTGCTGGCGCAGGAGCACGTGATCTACCCGCAGGTGGTGCGCTGGTTCGCCGAGGATCGGCTGAGCTTCGACGACAGGGGCCGTGCGGTCGTGCGCGAGGCCTGCGTGGATGCCGGCGTGGCGTGGATCTCGCCGGCGCCCGACGGCGCGACAGGAGGAGGGCGCTGA
- a CDS encoding DUF3108 domain-containing protein, whose translation MRKIVAGFVLTCAMLATSSMAATAKTPPAGSIQFDVHYGSQGFKIGEARHDWRIAGTRYEMSLSLEAKGLAGLFGLQYEQRSVGSVDAGGMRPERFVVDQRGRKLESAEFDWQAARVSIRRDGVERRSGSIQPGDQDLLSLWHQARRVADSGKAVKLTVVTNKSVKQATLEPKGAETLKLAIGEVRTLRVHAWAEQGELDIDIWLSQQHGLLPVRIRIADEKGGVLDQRASRIELGETAAAAPAARNSTQN comes from the coding sequence ATGCGGAAGATCGTGGCGGGGTTCGTCCTGACGTGCGCGATGCTGGCGACCTCGTCGATGGCGGCGACCGCGAAGACGCCGCCGGCCGGCAGCATCCAGTTCGACGTGCACTATGGCTCGCAGGGCTTCAAGATCGGCGAGGCGCGTCACGACTGGCGCATCGCCGGCACGCGCTACGAGATGAGCCTGAGCCTCGAGGCCAAGGGCCTGGCGGGGCTGTTCGGCCTGCAGTACGAGCAGCGCAGCGTCGGCAGCGTGGACGCGGGCGGCATGCGCCCCGAGCGCTTCGTCGTCGACCAGCGCGGGCGCAAGCTCGAGAGTGCGGAGTTCGACTGGCAGGCGGCGCGGGTGAGCATCCGCCGCGACGGTGTCGAGCGCCGCAGCGGCAGCATCCAGCCCGGCGACCAGGACCTGCTCAGCCTGTGGCACCAGGCGCGGCGGGTGGCCGACAGCGGCAAGGCGGTCAAGCTCACCGTGGTGACCAACAAGAGCGTGAAGCAGGCGACCCTCGAACCCAAGGGCGCGGAAACGCTCAAGCTCGCCATCGGCGAGGTGCGCACGCTGCGCGTGCACGCCTGGGCCGAGCAGGGCGAGCTCGACATCGACATCTGGCTGTCGCAGCAGCACGGGCTGCTCCCGGTGCGCATCCGCATCGCGGACGAAAAGGGCGGCGTGCTCGACCAGCGCGCGTCGCGCATCGAACTCGGCGAAACCGCCGCGGCGGCCCCGGCCGCACGGAACTCCACACAGAACTGA
- a CDS encoding RsmB/NOP family class I SAM-dependent RNA methyltransferase, translating into MNNKTSKPTTGKPAASKSAPAAKPKAPEGAVSRPIFIQATQALGAVLAFDYPADAVLSRHFRDNRELGHRDRGFIAEAVYGVLRRLRWLRRLAGDEATPRMLLLAWFARGEGWPMRNFEGLVSATERDWVESIKAAEPGELTLAERADLPDWLAERLCAQMGEAEVLALAHGLNRAAPLDLRANLLKLDRDALLARLQEDRIGAEAGKLSPQAIRLAGKPALQKHPLFLDGSFEVQDEGSQLLGLLVQPRRGELVVDFCAGAGGKTLQLGAMMRSTGRLYAFDVSDKRLAKLKPRMARAGLSNVHPVLIAHENDAKVKRLAGKADRVLVDAPCTGLGTLRRNPDLKWRQSPAAVEEMVAKQGAILAAAARLVRPGGRLVYATCSLLAEENDAIVDAFLAAHPEFRPVSAQEVLDKQGVALETGERLRLLPHVHDTDGFFAAVMERA; encoded by the coding sequence ATGAACAACAAGACAAGCAAACCCACCACAGGCAAGCCCGCCGCGAGCAAATCCGCGCCTGCGGCCAAGCCCAAGGCGCCCGAGGGCGCCGTGTCCCGTCCGATCTTCATCCAGGCCACCCAGGCGCTGGGTGCGGTGCTGGCCTTCGATTACCCCGCGGACGCCGTGCTGTCGCGCCACTTCCGCGACAACCGCGAACTCGGCCATCGCGACCGCGGCTTCATCGCCGAGGCGGTGTACGGCGTGCTGCGCCGCCTGCGCTGGCTGCGCCGCCTGGCCGGCGACGAGGCCACGCCGCGCATGCTGCTGCTGGCCTGGTTCGCACGCGGCGAGGGCTGGCCGATGCGCAACTTCGAGGGCCTGGTCAGTGCCACCGAGCGCGACTGGGTCGAGTCGATCAAGGCTGCCGAGCCGGGCGAACTTACGCTGGCCGAACGCGCCGACCTGCCCGACTGGCTGGCCGAGCGCCTGTGCGCGCAGATGGGCGAGGCGGAGGTGCTGGCGCTCGCGCACGGCCTGAACCGCGCGGCGCCGCTCGACCTGCGGGCGAACCTGCTCAAGCTCGACCGCGACGCGCTGCTCGCCCGCCTGCAGGAAGACCGCATCGGCGCCGAGGCCGGCAAGCTGTCGCCGCAGGCGATCCGCCTCGCCGGCAAGCCGGCGCTGCAGAAGCATCCGCTGTTCCTCGACGGCAGCTTCGAGGTCCAGGACGAGGGCAGCCAGCTGCTCGGCCTGCTGGTGCAGCCCAGGCGCGGCGAGCTGGTGGTGGATTTCTGCGCCGGCGCCGGCGGCAAGACCCTGCAGCTGGGGGCGATGATGCGCTCGACCGGGCGGCTCTACGCCTTCGACGTGTCGGACAAGCGCCTCGCCAAGCTCAAGCCGCGCATGGCGCGCGCCGGGCTGTCGAACGTGCACCCGGTGCTGATCGCGCATGAGAACGACGCCAAGGTCAAGCGCCTGGCCGGCAAGGCCGACCGCGTGCTGGTCGATGCGCCATGCACCGGCCTGGGCACGCTGCGCCGCAATCCCGACCTGAAGTGGCGCCAGTCGCCGGCGGCGGTCGAGGAGATGGTCGCCAAGCAGGGCGCGATCCTGGCCGCGGCGGCGAGGCTGGTGCGCCCGGGCGGGCGCCTGGTCTATGCGACCTGCAGCCTGCTCGCGGAAGAGAACGACGCCATCGTCGATGCCTTCCTCGCCGCCCATCCGGAGTTCCGCCCGGTGTCGGCGCAGGAGGTGCTGGACAAGCAGGGCGTGGCGCTGGAGACCGGCGAGCGTCTGCGCCTGCTGCCGCATGTGCACGACACCGATGGGTTCTTCGCCGCGGTGATGGAGCGTGCCTGA
- a CDS encoding phospholipase D family protein, whose amino-acid sequence MLLGAAGLVTAMAFAQPAAASQRFAAQGEIEVAFAPRDDTERVIVDLIRSARKSLKVHAYVFTSRNIADAMVAAHRRGVKVEVLADAKMNGREKGNAIPRLLAGGVPVAFETRYNAAHNKVLIVDAEGPGCALLTGSYNFTWSADNRNAENLLIVREHCALARAYRDNWQRHRADAKLVKSLPWRP is encoded by the coding sequence ATGCTGCTCGGCGCCGCAGGGCTCGTGACGGCGATGGCGTTCGCCCAGCCCGCGGCGGCGAGCCAGCGCTTTGCGGCGCAGGGCGAGATCGAGGTCGCCTTCGCGCCGCGCGACGACACCGAGCGCGTGATCGTCGACCTCATCCGCAGCGCCCGCAAGAGCCTGAAGGTGCATGCCTACGTGTTCACCAGCCGCAACATCGCCGACGCGATGGTGGCGGCGCATCGGCGCGGGGTGAAGGTCGAAGTGCTGGCCGACGCGAAGATGAACGGGCGCGAGAAGGGCAACGCGATTCCGCGCCTGCTCGCCGGCGGCGTGCCGGTGGCCTTCGAGACGCGCTACAACGCCGCCCACAACAAGGTGCTGATCGTAGACGCGGAGGGGCCTGGCTGTGCGCTGCTCACCGGCTCCTACAACTTCACCTGGTCGGCGGACAACCGCAACGCCGAGAACCTGCTGATCGTGCGCGAGCATTGCGCCCTTGCGCGTGCCTACCGCGACAACTGGCAGCGCCACCGCGCCGACGCCAAGCTGGTGAAGTCGCTGCCGTGGCGGCCCTGA
- a CDS encoding fatty acid desaturase: MLNGFFDLPWWGYVVVALVLTHITIAAVTIFLHRHQAHRALDLHPIPSHFFRFWLWLTTGMVTREWAAIHRKHHAKCETEEDPHSPQTRGIRKVLWQGAELYRAEARNQETLQRYGHGTPDDWLERNVYRHSVLGVSIMMIIDLVAFGPIGLSIWAVQMAWIPFWAAGVINGIGHFWGYRNYDCVDASRNISPWGILIGGEELHNNHHSFATSAKLSSKWYEFDIGWMYIRILELLGLAKVKKTIPQPKFGEAKAVADFDTLQAIVTHRYDVMTRYVHSLKKVCAEEARRLKAAHGTTLDVRALRRWVLSGEAGGLEAEQKQQLEVVVKQSPALSTVLSMREELAAIWARSNASREQLLAQLQDWIARAEQSGIRQLQEFSQRLRRYAV, translated from the coding sequence ATGCTCAACGGATTTTTCGATCTCCCCTGGTGGGGCTACGTCGTCGTGGCCCTCGTCCTCACCCACATCACGATCGCCGCGGTCACGATCTTCCTGCACCGCCACCAGGCGCACCGGGCGCTCGACCTGCATCCGATTCCCAGCCATTTCTTCCGCTTCTGGCTGTGGCTGACCACCGGCATGGTGACCCGGGAGTGGGCGGCGATCCACCGCAAGCACCACGCCAAGTGCGAGACCGAGGAAGATCCGCACAGCCCGCAGACGCGCGGCATCCGCAAGGTGCTGTGGCAGGGCGCGGAGCTCTACCGCGCCGAGGCGAGGAACCAGGAGACCCTGCAGCGCTACGGCCACGGCACGCCCGACGACTGGCTCGAGCGCAACGTGTATCGCCACTCCGTGCTCGGCGTGTCGATCATGATGATCATCGACCTCGTCGCCTTCGGTCCCATCGGCCTGAGCATCTGGGCGGTGCAGATGGCGTGGATCCCGTTCTGGGCCGCCGGCGTCATCAACGGCATCGGCCACTTCTGGGGCTACCGCAACTACGACTGCGTCGATGCCTCGCGCAACATCTCGCCCTGGGGCATCCTGATCGGCGGCGAGGAGCTGCACAACAACCACCACAGCTTCGCGACCTCGGCCAAGCTGTCGTCGAAGTGGTACGAGTTCGACATCGGCTGGATGTACATCCGCATCCTCGAGCTGCTCGGTCTCGCCAAGGTCAAGAAGACCATCCCGCAGCCGAAGTTCGGCGAGGCCAAGGCGGTGGCCGATTTCGACACCCTGCAGGCCATCGTCACCCATCGCTACGACGTGATGACGCGCTACGTGCATTCGCTCAAGAAGGTGTGCGCCGAGGAGGCGCGGCGGCTGAAGGCGGCGCACGGCACGACGTTGGACGTGCGCGCGCTGCGGCGCTGGGTGCTGTCGGGCGAAGCGGGCGGCCTGGAGGCCGAGCAGAAGCAGCAGCTCGAGGTCGTGGTGAAGCAGAGCCCGGCGCTCAGCACCGTGCTGTCGATGCGCGAGGAGCTCGCCGCCATCTGGGCGCGCTCGAACGCCAGCCGCGAGCAGCTGCTGGCGCAGTTGCAGGACTGGATCGCGCGCGCCGAGCAGAGCGGCATCCGCCAGCTGCAGGAGTTCTCCCAGCGCTTGCGTCGCTACGCGGTGTGA
- a CDS encoding LysR substrate-binding domain-containing protein, producing MKDHQLRALVQVAECSSIRAAARAMNLSQSALTKALRELEEDVGAELLTRSYKGIEFTAAGSVLLTRARLALSILDKAVEEVRLLHGGPGSRVVIAVTPMAGALVLPRVLREYERLQPNTEVHLTEGLLTQVLPDLIEGRLDFAIAVADAADLPYEIVFEPLGPAEAVLAAREGHPLAEATTWAELKDAKWVMNLSPGSLGRNLLSWLGQQGLPPPRHMIRCASTMLMLELMQRTDCIGIGPARLFEDRLVGHGIRCIGVKPLPPPMSFGLLRLRGVPLSTAAKPMATLFARYLSG from the coding sequence ATGAAAGACCATCAACTTCGAGCGCTGGTACAGGTCGCGGAGTGCAGCTCGATCCGCGCCGCGGCGCGGGCGATGAACCTCAGCCAGAGCGCCCTCACCAAGGCCCTGCGCGAACTCGAGGAGGACGTCGGCGCCGAGCTCCTGACCCGCAGCTACAAGGGCATCGAGTTCACCGCGGCCGGCTCGGTCCTCCTCACCCGCGCCCGGCTGGCGCTGTCGATCCTCGACAAGGCGGTGGAGGAAGTGCGGCTGCTGCATGGCGGCCCGGGTTCGCGGGTGGTCATCGCGGTCACGCCGATGGCCGGCGCGCTGGTGCTGCCGCGGGTGCTGCGCGAATACGAGCGCCTGCAGCCGAACACCGAAGTGCATCTGACCGAGGGGCTGCTCACCCAGGTGCTGCCCGACCTGATCGAAGGCCGGCTGGACTTCGCGATCGCGGTCGCCGACGCCGCCGACCTGCCCTACGAGATCGTGTTCGAGCCGCTGGGGCCGGCGGAAGCCGTGCTCGCAGCCCGCGAGGGCCACCCGCTGGCCGAAGCCACGACCTGGGCGGAGCTGAAGGATGCGAAATGGGTGATGAACCTCAGCCCCGGCAGCCTGGGCCGCAACCTGCTGAGCTGGCTGGGGCAGCAGGGCCTGCCGCCGCCCCGGCACATGATCCGCTGCGCCTCGACCATGCTGATGCTGGAGCTGATGCAGCGCACCGACTGCATCGGCATCGGGCCTGCGCGCCTGTTCGAGGACCGGCTGGTGGGCCACGGCATCCGCTGCATCGGCGTGAAGCCGCTCCCGCCGCCGATGAGCTTCGGCCTGCTGCGCCTGCGCGGGGTGCCGCTGTCGACCGCGGCAAAGCCGATGGCCACGCTGTTCGCGCGCTACCTGAGCGGCTGA
- a CDS encoding MFS transporter — protein sequence MILGVITFWLFAQTTLNIAPDMQRDLGLDASMMNIAVAITALFSGIFIVVIGGLADRIGRVKTVQIGFYLSIVGSLLIAMAPEGSLATAFLMVGRALQGVSAACIMPASLALVKTYWDGPARQRAVSLWSIGSWGGSGVCSLFGGLVADNIGWRYIFFASIVVAVIGLLMIKGTPESKAETKGAYKFDLAGVVTFMITMVALQIVVTQGNKMGWTSPLIMGLIAVVIVFGSLFFRIEATSGQPFVDFKLFQNPTYTGATISNFLLNGVAGTLLVSLQLVQLGGDMTAQQAGGLTLGYAVAIIAFIRVGEKLLQRFGARKPMIWGCLITGLSIVLLSPANMMLDDYKILAIIGYTLFGVGLAFYATPSTDAALSSLPAAQAGSGAGIYKMASSLGAAFGVAISAAIFTALSANPESVAWLEGVITFVGRQDNLAVREAAIIALMFNVFMVAVAIMSIMLTVPKAGAKQVR from the coding sequence ATCATCCTAGGGGTCATCACGTTCTGGCTGTTCGCGCAGACGACCCTGAACATCGCGCCGGACATGCAGCGGGACCTCGGTCTCGATGCGAGCATGATGAACATCGCGGTCGCCATCACGGCCCTGTTCTCGGGCATCTTCATCGTCGTCATCGGCGGCCTGGCCGATCGCATCGGCCGCGTCAAGACCGTCCAGATCGGCTTCTACCTCAGCATCGTCGGTTCGCTGCTGATCGCGATGGCCCCCGAGGGCAGCCTGGCAACCGCGTTCCTGATGGTCGGGCGCGCGCTGCAGGGCGTTTCCGCGGCGTGCATCATGCCGGCCAGCCTTGCGCTGGTGAAGACCTACTGGGACGGCCCGGCGCGTCAGCGTGCGGTGAGCCTGTGGTCGATCGGCTCCTGGGGCGGTTCGGGCGTGTGCTCGCTGTTCGGCGGCCTGGTGGCCGACAACATCGGCTGGCGCTACATCTTCTTCGCCTCGATCGTGGTGGCCGTCATCGGCCTGCTGATGATCAAGGGGACCCCGGAAAGCAAGGCCGAGACCAAGGGCGCCTACAAGTTCGACCTGGCTGGCGTGGTGACCTTCATGATCACCATGGTCGCGCTGCAGATCGTCGTGACCCAGGGCAACAAGATGGGCTGGACCAGCCCGCTGATCATGGGCCTGATCGCCGTCGTGATCGTCTTCGGTTCGCTGTTCTTCCGCATCGAAGCCACCTCCGGCCAGCCTTTCGTCGATTTCAAGCTGTTCCAGAACCCGACCTACACCGGCGCCACGATCTCCAACTTCCTGCTCAACGGCGTGGCGGGCACCCTGCTGGTCTCGCTGCAACTCGTGCAGCTCGGCGGCGACATGACGGCCCAGCAGGCTGGCGGCCTGACCCTCGGCTACGCGGTGGCGATCATCGCCTTCATCCGTGTCGGTGAGAAGCTGCTGCAACGCTTCGGTGCCCGCAAGCCGATGATCTGGGGCTGCCTCATCACCGGTCTGTCGATCGTGCTGCTGTCCCCGGCCAACATGATGCTCGACGACTACAAGATCCTGGCCATCATCGGCTACACCCTCTTCGGTGTCGGCCTCGCCTTCTACGCAACGCCCTCGACCGACGCCGCGCTGTCCAGCCTGCCGGCTGCCCAGGCTGGTTCGGGTGCAGGGATCTACAAGATGGCCTCGTCGCTCGGCGCCGCCTTCGGTGTGGCGATCTCGGCAGCGATCTTCACCGCGCTCAGCGCCAATCCGGAGAGCGTCGCCTGGCTCGAAGGCGTGATCACCTTCGTCGGCCGTCAGGACAACCTGGCCGTGCGTGAGGCCGCGATCATCGCCCTGATGTTCAACGTCTTCATGGTGGCGGTGGCGATCATGTCGATCATGCTCACCGTCCCGAAGGCCGGCGCCAAGCAGGTCCGCTGA
- a CDS encoding M20 aminoacylase family protein codes for MDALLNALSADQEHMKAWRHHLHQHPEIAFDEHNTARYIAGLLREWGYEVTEGVGKTGVVARMRCGDGKKSIGLRVDTDALAVQEMIDGAHKSTIPGKSHTCGHDGHSAMLLGAAQYLARTRAFNGTVNLIFQPAEEIMGGAPAMIADGLFDRFPMDAVFGMHNMPTLERGKLYFTAGPIMAAVDNWEIVLTGKGSHGSMPEKSIDPVVAGAALVMALQSIVSRNVGAKDSAVVTIGAFQAGDAGNVIPQTATLRLSIRSSAPETRKLVLDKVKAITAAQALSFGVGHEIREGAPGAVLVNDAAQTAECADVARALLGEDQVVMPGPTFMGSEDFAYYAQHKPGTYCFIGNGDTPMVHHPMYDFDDRNLPVGAAYWVALTEHFLR; via the coding sequence ATGGACGCGCTATTGAATGCACTTTCGGCCGATCAGGAACACATGAAGGCCTGGCGGCATCATCTGCACCAGCATCCGGAAATCGCTTTCGATGAACACAACACCGCCCGCTACATCGCCGGTCTGCTGCGTGAGTGGGGCTACGAGGTCACCGAAGGCGTGGGCAAGACCGGTGTGGTCGCCCGGATGCGCTGCGGTGACGGCAAGAAGTCCATCGGCCTGCGTGTCGATACCGACGCGCTGGCGGTGCAGGAGATGATCGACGGCGCACACAAGAGCACCATCCCCGGAAAGTCCCACACCTGCGGTCACGACGGCCACAGCGCGATGCTGCTCGGCGCGGCGCAGTATCTGGCGCGCACAAGGGCCTTCAACGGCACGGTCAACCTGATCTTCCAGCCCGCCGAAGAGATCATGGGCGGGGCGCCCGCCATGATCGCGGACGGCCTGTTCGACCGCTTTCCGATGGACGCGGTGTTCGGCATGCACAACATGCCGACGCTCGAGCGCGGCAAGCTGTACTTCACCGCCGGGCCGATCATGGCCGCGGTGGACAACTGGGAGATCGTGCTCACCGGCAAGGGCAGCCATGGCTCGATGCCCGAGAAGAGCATCGACCCGGTGGTGGCGGGCGCCGCGCTGGTGATGGCGCTGCAGAGCATAGTGTCGCGCAACGTCGGCGCCAAGGACTCGGCGGTGGTCACCATCGGTGCCTTCCAGGCGGGCGACGCGGGCAACGTCATTCCGCAGACGGCGACCCTGCGCCTGAGCATCCGCAGCAGCGCACCGGAAACGCGCAAGCTGGTGCTCGACAAGGTCAAGGCGATCACCGCGGCGCAGGCGCTGTCCTTCGGTGTCGGCCACGAGATCCGCGAAGGCGCGCCCGGAGCGGTGCTCGTCAATGACGCGGCGCAGACGGCCGAGTGCGCGGACGTCGCGCGCGCCCTGCTGGGCGAGGACCAGGTGGTGATGCCCGGCCCGACGTTCATGGGCAGCGAGGACTTCGCGTACTACGCCCAGCACAAGCCGGGCACCTACTGCTTCATCGGCAATGGCGACACGCCGATGGTGCATCACCCCATGTACGACTTCGACGATCGCAACCTGCCCGTCGGCGCCGCCTACTGGGTGGCGCTGACCGAGCACTTCCTGCGCTAA
- a CDS encoding trimeric intracellular cation channel family protein, with product MKFETILLVIEVGGTLAFAMSGLLEAIRKRMDIVGVFSVAFVSAFGGGTVRDVLLDRRPLFWVQNVEYVWLVIALALTAPLWLKTFRHRLTESAMEFADACGLGLFAISGASIATAAGMPPLVAVLMGAITAVFGGVSRDVLCNQIPKVYQDHRPYTLCAVVGCAVFLGMNMLDMAPQVSMLAGIVVATGSRLLAVAFGWKLPAWPSQKD from the coding sequence ATGAAGTTCGAAACGATCCTGCTGGTGATCGAGGTCGGCGGAACGCTGGCCTTCGCCATGTCCGGCCTGCTCGAGGCGATCCGCAAGCGCATGGACATCGTCGGCGTGTTCTCGGTGGCCTTCGTCAGCGCCTTCGGCGGCGGAACGGTGCGCGACGTACTGCTCGACCGCCGGCCGCTGTTCTGGGTGCAGAACGTCGAGTACGTGTGGCTGGTGATCGCGCTGGCGCTGACCGCGCCGCTGTGGCTGAAGACTTTCCGCCATCGACTGACCGAGAGCGCGATGGAGTTCGCCGATGCCTGCGGCCTCGGGCTGTTCGCCATCTCCGGCGCCTCGATCGCGACAGCGGCCGGCATGCCGCCGCTGGTGGCGGTCCTGATGGGGGCGATCACCGCCGTGTTCGGCGGCGTGTCGCGCGACGTGCTGTGCAACCAGATTCCGAAGGTCTACCAGGACCATCGCCCCTACACGCTGTGCGCGGTCGTCGGTTGCGCGGTGTTTCTCGGCATGAACATGCTCGACATGGCCCCGCAGGTGTCCATGCTTGCCGGCATCGTCGTCGCCACCGGCTCGCGCCTGCTGGCGGTGGCATTCGGGTGGAAACTCCCCGCCTGGCCGTCGCAGAAGGACTGA
- the queD gene encoding 6-carboxytetrahydropterin synthase QueD has product MRITRRLEFDAGHRIPDHASQCRHLHGHRYAIEVTLSGEIIKADGLPVNGMVMDFADVKRIANELVVSQWDHAFLVYRGDTLVADFLASVPGHKTVVLDVVPTAENLAAEAFRILDPAYRDSYGNHLRLERVRLYETPNCWADAVRA; this is encoded by the coding sequence ATGCGCATCACCCGCCGCCTCGAATTCGACGCCGGTCACCGGATCCCCGATCACGCCAGCCAGTGCCGCCATCTGCACGGCCACCGCTACGCCATCGAGGTCACCCTGTCCGGCGAGATCATCAAGGCCGACGGGCTGCCGGTCAACGGCATGGTGATGGATTTCGCCGACGTCAAACGCATCGCCAACGAGCTGGTGGTGAGCCAGTGGGACCACGCCTTTCTCGTCTATCGCGGCGACACGCTGGTCGCCGATTTCCTCGCCAGCGTGCCGGGGCACAAGACCGTGGTGCTCGACGTGGTGCCCACCGCCGAGAACCTCGCCGCCGAAGCCTTCCGCATCCTCGATCCGGCTTACCGCGACAGCTACGGCAACCACCTGCGTCTCGAGCGCGTGCGCCTGTACGAGACGCCCAACTGCTGGGCGGACGCGGTCCGCGCCTGA